TCATGCGCACGCAGCACCGCCACGGCGTTCTCCATCTCCTCCACGCTATCGACCAGATACGAAAAATGCTCCATGCCCGGCCGGCTGTAGCGCGGCAGGTCGTCGATGTCGGGCGAGTTTTTCGGGATTTGCGAGAGCGCCAGATCGTGGTGGTCGCTGCCCGCGCGCAAAAACACCATCTGATCGTCGATCCAGTCGGAGACCGTGAGGCCGAGCACTTCGGTGTAGAACCTCACCGACTTCTGAATATCACGCACGACCAGCACGAGGTGTCCGAGTCGTTTCGGGTTGAGCCGGGGTTTGGGGCTTGTCATCTGCACTCCTTGCATTGCATCGGTTCGGGTCCGTTTCCGTTCGACCGGGAGCCCGTTCGGCACGGGTTCGCCGCTCACTCGACGAACTGGTTGGTATAGATGTCGGTCGCTTTGAGCGTGGGCGCCAGATGGAAAGCCTCGCGCACGAATCTGGCGGTGGCCTCCATGCGCGGCACCGGCAGCCAGCCCGGCTTGTGTCCCTTCGTCTCGCGATCCCCCTCCAACGCGCCGATCTGACGGATCTGTTCGACCATGAC
This is a stretch of genomic DNA from Pandoraea faecigallinarum. It encodes these proteins:
- a CDS encoding VOC family protein, whose amino-acid sequence is MTSPKPRLNPKRLGHLVLVVRDIQKSVRFYTEVLGLTVSDWIDDQMVFLRAGSDHHDLALSQIPKNSPDIDDLPRYSRPGMEHFSYLVDSVEEMENAVAVLRAHDVEIVRGIGRHGPGANYFLVFKDPDGNNVELYCEMTQIDAEHPYEAKVWERNIESFDRFRFERFVVPPPPGMVKEKSGGKA